One window of Lacerta agilis isolate rLacAgi1 chromosome 14, rLacAgi1.pri, whole genome shotgun sequence genomic DNA carries:
- the CIDEB gene encoding cell death activator CIDE-B: MEYINALVPSTLLKSVSSASSELTRRVWAPSPPTQRPFRVCDHKHNIRKGLTAGTLQELLVKARETLLISGIVSLVLEEDGTVVDTEEFFDVLDDNTALMVLEKGQKWSHARGSSRSYALSGEKPRNSRDIARITFDVYKLNPRDLFGSLNISATFYGLYSMSCDFKCLGPKKVLREILRVASSVMQGIGHILLGASHYIRRLLDGGENWHSHARVSYER; this comes from the exons ATGGAGTACATAAACGCCCTGGTGCCATCGACATTGTTAAA gTCGGTGTCGAGTGCGAGCTCAGAACTCACCCGGCGTGTCTGGGCTCCGAGCCCCCCAACCCAGAGGCCATTCCGGGTCTGTGACCACAAGCACAACATCCGCAAAGGTCTGACTGCGGGGACCTTGCAGGAGCTGTTGGTCAAG GCAAGGGAGACCCTGCTGATCTCGGGCATCGTTTCCTTGGTGCTGGAAGAAGATGGCACCGTTGTGGACACAGAGGAATTCTTTGACGTCCTAGATGATAACACGGCCTTGATGGTGCTGGAGAAAGGGCAGAAATGGAGCCACGCCAGG GGCAGCAGCCGGTCGTATGCGCTCAGCGGGGAGAAACCGAGGAACAGCCGTGACATTGCCCGCATCACCTTTGACGTCTACAAGCTCAACCCCCGCGACCTCTTTGGCAGCCTGAACATCTCGGCCACTTTCTACGGACTCTACTCCATGAGCTGCGACTTCAAGTGTCTGGGGCCCAAGAAGGTGCTAAG gGAGATCTTGCGTGTGGCATCCTCCGTCATGCAAGGCATCGGGCACATTCTTCTTGGGGCATCCCACTACATCCGCCGGCTCCTGGATGGGGGCGAGAACTGGCACTCGCATGCCCGCGTGAGCTACGAACGCTGA
- the NOP9 gene encoding nucleolar protein 9 isoform X3, producing the protein MMVFSLSFQLRCSQKLNRQICVLRRPCPPAAMGVPPQPQKGAQKKEERKRTLPASSTQEGRPKENKREPASSTQEGQPKENKREPASTTHVGGPMENKREPASTTQEGGPKESKREPLPKLEPAAAEYFRRAHETLKSGFDSDEEKALFVSNVLVEAESVALPLALDTAGSLLLQALLPSASAPSLSRLLRAFLPALRLAACHPCGAHILEAALLRAPVLMAEGAEDAEVLEDQILELARAVQEELPTFALDTHASFVVRTLLQVLGGVRVRSDGGRGLPGSGSSFSRAKKAKLESDGPSEFEVPDTFHSLLGEFKGSFQEHIPSFITNKYFSLCLQVALEVLHRKLPEDCSELCHSMIGYLSSRNVSPGQSPLLVFLKDATCSRVLDKVLEVSDRKALLSFYKAHMKGQLHALAAHKVANFTLQRLIQAASRKLLGKLLEELGPGVEEILACEHLGLITALLGACRKHGSHQQEVLQLLMEAFHCWEPPSRQLACVPLIASVLAYEAYYGEEEEENTPQEEEEEDPSQQQASPSRPLSSISYHGSLMLQHLLHFADPSTVLRSLAAMTPKDLVTLACDPAGSHVFDALLASPSVPEKQRRKVLRRLKGCYVPLACSKHGSRVLDAIWSRATLPAKREMAQELAEQEPRLRHDPFGHHLVRNFALTHFLKRRQDWERHHKAKKKRRELFSEILED; encoded by the exons ACAGATTTGTGTGTTGAGACGCCCCTGCCCACCTGCAGCTATGGGGGTGCCCCCCCAACCACAAAAAGGAGCCcagaagaaggaagagaggaaacgAACCTTGCCTGCCTCCTCAACCCAGGAGGGACGGCCCAAGGAAAACAAGAGAGAGCCTGCCTCCTCAACCCAGGAGGGGCAGCCCAAAGAAAACAAGAGAGAGCCTGCCTCCACAACCCATGTTGGGGGGCCCATGGAAAACAAGAGAGAGCCTGCCTCCACAACCCAGGAGGGGGGCCCCAAGGAAAGCAAGAGGGAACCGCTGCCCAAACTGGAGCCTGCGGCAGCTGAGTATTTCCGTCGGGCTCACGAGACGTTGAAATCCGGGTTTGACTCTGATGAGGAGAAAG ccCTCTTTGTCAGCAACGTCCTGGTGGAGGCGGAATCCGTGGCCCTCCCTCTCGCCCTGGACACAGCCGGCTCTCTGCTCCTCCAGGCCCTCCTTCCTTCCGCCTCTGCGCCCAGCCTGAGCCGCCTGCTGCGGGCCTTCCTCCCTGCTCTGCGCCTGGCCGCCTgccacccctgtggggctcacaTCCTAGAGGCCGCCCTGCTCAGAGCCCCGGTCCTGATGGCAGAGGGGGCAGAGGATGCTGAGGTGCTGGAGGACCAGATCCTGGAGCTGGCGAGGGCCGTGCAGGAAGAGCTGCCAACCTTTGCCCTGGACACCCACGCCAGCTTCGTGGTGCGGACGCTGCTGCAGGTTCTCGGAGGGGTCCGGGTCAGGTCGGACGGGGGACGGGGGCTCCCGGGgtcag GGTCTTCTTTCTCCAGGGCCAAAAAGGCTAAACTGGAGAGCGATGGGCCTTCGGAATTTGAGGTCCCAGAcaccttccattccctcctgggCGAATTCAAAGGGAGCTTTCAGGAGCACATTCCAA gTTTCATCACCAACAAGTATTTCAGCCTCTGCCTCCAGGTGGCGCTGGAGGTcctgcacaggaagctgccagaGGACTGCTCAGAGCTGTGCCACTCGATGATTGGCTACTTGAGCTCCCGCAATGTGTCTCCTGGGCAGAG CCCCCTCCTGGTGTTTCTGAAGGATGCCACTTGCAGCCGGGTGCTGGACAAGGTCCTGGAAGTGTCTGACCGGAAGGCCTTGCTCTCCTTCTATAAGGCCCACATGAAAGGGCAGCTTCACGCCCTGGCAGCCCACAAGGTGGCCAACTTCACCTTGCAGCGGCTCATCCAGGCAGCCTCCAGGAAATTG CTGGGAAAACTCCTTGAGGAGCTGGGCCCCGGCGTGGAAGAGATCTTGGCCtgtgagcacttggggctgatcACGGCGCTACTGGGAGCCTGCAGAAAACACGGCTCTCACCAGCAGGAGGTGCTGCAACTCCTCATGGAG GCCTTCCACTGCTGGGAGCCCCCGTCTCGCCAGCTGGCCTGCGTCCCTCTCATTGCTTCCGTCTTGGCCTACGAGGCGTATtacggcgaggaggaggaggagaacaccccgcaggaggaggaagaagaggatccGTCTCAGCAACAG gctagcccatcccgcccctTGAGTTCCATCTCCTACCACGGCTCCCTGATGCTCCAGCACCTGCTCCACTTCGCCGACCCCTCGACTGTGCTGCGCAGCCTGGCTGCCATGACCCCCAAGGATCTGGTCACCTTGGCCTGCGACCCGGCGGGCAGCCACGTCTTCGACGCCCTCCTGGCCAGCCCCTCCGTCCCCGAGAAACAGAGGCGCAAGGTGCTGCGTCGGCTCAAG GGCTGCTACGTACCTCTGGCTTGCAGCAAACACGGGAGCCGAGTCCTCGATGCCATTTGGAGCAGGGCCACCCTGCCAGCCAAGCGAGAGATGGCGCAGGAACTGG cTGAGCAAGAACCACGTCTGCGGCACGACCCCTTCGGGCACCACCTGGTTCGCAACTTCGCCCTGACCCACTTCCTCAAGCGCCGCCAGGACTGGGAGCGCCACCACAAGGCGAAGAAGAAACGGCGGGAGCTGTTCTCCGAGATCCTGGAGGACTGA
- the NOP9 gene encoding nucleolar protein 9 isoform X2, translating to MGVPPQPQKGAQKKEERKRTLPASSTQEGRPKENKREPASSTQEGQPKENKREPASTTHVGGPMENKREPASTTQEGGPKESKREPLPKLEPAAAEYFRRAHETLKSGFDSDEEKALFVSNVLVEAESVALPLALDTAGSLLLQALLPSASAPSLSRLLRAFLPALRLAACHPCGAHILEAALLRAPVLMAEGAEDAEVLEDQILELARAVQEELPTFALDTHASFVVRTLLQVLGGVRVRSDGGRGLPGSGSSFSRAKKAKLESDGPSEFEVPDTFHSLLGEFKGSFQEHIPSFITNKYFSLCLQVALEVLHRKLPEDCSELCHSMIGYLSSRNVSPGQRLIAFTMTHRRTLERPEYHHLVGKPKTKSPVWMHFGLPADENDRLVVHNIAICKICLHSVSVKGGNTTNLTSHLKLHHPQKFKELPSSSAGVSVYSCNNDDDPPAAATAVSAAEPAKTVAEIPRKRQKTLLDFQPLGFEAPRSCSQAITEYLATCMQSYNIVDHPKFIQMVNTLNPRYQLPSRKYFATKGVPTLYNDTVEKMRREIGRVKESELVITTDCWTSVGGTPFLAVTVHFISDEWQLVNAFLGCKHFLKDHTSDNLCEMLADTLSEWDIDVKNIFCSTTDDNGAILKAVRQLGLEYISCFAQNINIGVGRALNLTPLRRAIVRLKSLQNTICHSWKMRRDLGKAQELLQMEKVSLPSACPTKWWSVLKLCRRFLENQLPVCKMLMDYPSKKHLMLEGCDVSAVQDFVSAATLLEDITTTLSGSSVVVTASSVLPLYRQIKKRLQPEEGDSTLLQDIKHEILGALSEKYENGPMVTTLGLASLCDPRFRLRFLEAPEAVRQEAIQKMADLHAGSLSAEPDAPPDAPKKEGLAKIFDLEEEEDLSGDGFEPLSVLKAEKELKGYMAMPRVNFDDSPLMWWKTNEAFFPMLKVLAKRFLAIPGTSVSSESVFSTAGNVLQKQKASLLPENAEMQIFLAKNINFV from the exons ATGGGGGTGCCCCCCCAACCACAAAAAGGAGCCcagaagaaggaagagaggaaacgAACCTTGCCTGCCTCCTCAACCCAGGAGGGACGGCCCAAGGAAAACAAGAGAGAGCCTGCCTCCTCAACCCAGGAGGGGCAGCCCAAAGAAAACAAGAGAGAGCCTGCCTCCACAACCCATGTTGGGGGGCCCATGGAAAACAAGAGAGAGCCTGCCTCCACAACCCAGGAGGGGGGCCCCAAGGAAAGCAAGAGGGAACCGCTGCCCAAACTGGAGCCTGCGGCAGCTGAGTATTTCCGTCGGGCTCACGAGACGTTGAAATCCGGGTTTGACTCTGATGAGGAGAAAG ccCTCTTTGTCAGCAACGTCCTGGTGGAGGCGGAATCCGTGGCCCTCCCTCTCGCCCTGGACACAGCCGGCTCTCTGCTCCTCCAGGCCCTCCTTCCTTCCGCCTCTGCGCCCAGCCTGAGCCGCCTGCTGCGGGCCTTCCTCCCTGCTCTGCGCCTGGCCGCCTgccacccctgtggggctcacaTCCTAGAGGCCGCCCTGCTCAGAGCCCCGGTCCTGATGGCAGAGGGGGCAGAGGATGCTGAGGTGCTGGAGGACCAGATCCTGGAGCTGGCGAGGGCCGTGCAGGAAGAGCTGCCAACCTTTGCCCTGGACACCCACGCCAGCTTCGTGGTGCGGACGCTGCTGCAGGTTCTCGGAGGGGTCCGGGTCAGGTCGGACGGGGGACGGGGGCTCCCGGGgtcag GGTCTTCTTTCTCCAGGGCCAAAAAGGCTAAACTGGAGAGCGATGGGCCTTCGGAATTTGAGGTCCCAGAcaccttccattccctcctgggCGAATTCAAAGGGAGCTTTCAGGAGCACATTCCAA gTTTCATCACCAACAAGTATTTCAGCCTCTGCCTCCAGGTGGCGCTGGAGGTcctgcacaggaagctgccagaGGACTGCTCAGAGCTGTGCCACTCGATGATTGGCTACTTGAGCTCCCGCAATGTGTCTCCTGGGCAGAG ATTAATTGCGTTCACTATGACTCATCGCCGTACTTTGGAACGCCCCGAATACCACCATCTGGTAGGCAAGCCCAAAACCAAAAGTCCCgtttggatgcattttggcttgcctgctgacGAAAATGACCGCCTGGTGGTTCATAATATCGCCATTTGTAAAATATGTTTGCACTCCGTATCGGTGAAAGGCGGAAACACCACCAATCTCACCAGCCACCTCAAGCTTCACCACCCCCAGAAGTTTAAGGAGCTGCCTTCTTCATCGGCCGGCGTTTCCGTTTATTCATGTAACAATGACGACGACCCTCCGGCCGCCGCCACCGCGGTCAGTGCCGCCGAGCCTGCCAAAACCGTTGCGGAAATTCCTAGGAAACGGCAAAAAACGCTGTTGGATTTTCAGCCGCTGGGTTTTGAGGCCCCCAGATCCTGTAGCCAGGCCATCACAGAGTACCTGGCTACGTGCATGCAGTCTTACAACATAGTAGACCACCCTAAATTTATCCAAATGGTCAACACCCTGAACCCAAGATACCAGTTGCCCAGTAGAAAATACTTTGCGACCAAAGGCGTTCCGACGCTCTACAACGACACGGTGGAGAAAATGAGGAGAGAAATAGGTCGGGTGAAGGAGAGCGAGCTGGTGATCACTACCGATTGCTGGACATCGGTAGGAGGCACCCCGTTTTTGGCCGTGACGGTACATTTCATTTCCGACGAGTGGCAGCTGGTCAACGCTTTCTTGGGCTGCAAGCACTTTCTGAAGGACCACACCTCCGACAACCTCTGCGAGATGCTCGCCGACACGTTGTCCGAGTGGGACATAGACGTGAAGAACATATTTTGCAGCACGACGGACGATAACGGCGCCATTCTTAAAGCGGTCCGGCAGCTGGGCTTAGAGTACATCTCTTGCTTCGCCCAGAACATCAACATCGGCGTCGGCCGAGCTTTGAACCTGACGCCGCTGAGGAGGGCCATCGTGAGGCTGAAAAGCCTGCAGAACACCATTTGCCACAGCTGGAAGATGAGGAGAGACCTCGGCAAAGCCCAGGAGCTGCTTCAGATGGAGAAAGTCAGCTTGCCGAGCGCTTGCCCCACAAAATGGTGGAGCGTCCTTAAGCTCTGCCGGAGGTTTCTCGAAAACCAGCTTCCGGTTTGCAAGATGCTGATGGATTACCCGTCTAAAAAGCACTTGATGTTGGAAGGGTGCGACGTCTCGGCCGTGCAGGACTTTGTCTCCGCAGCTACCCTGCTAGAGGACATCACCACGACTCTCAGCGGGAGCAGCGTTGTTGTCACGGCTTCCTCTGTTCTGCCTCTCTATAGGCAGATTAAGAAGCGCCTCCAGCCCGAGGAGGGAGACAGCACGCTCTTGCAGGACATCAAACATGAAATTTTGGGTGCGCTGTCGGAAAAGTACGAAAACGGGCCTATGGTAACCACTTTGGGCCTGGCCTCGTTGTGCGACCCAAGGTTTCGCCTGCGTTTCTTGGAGGCCCCCGAGGCTGTCAGGCAGGAGGCCATACAAAAGATGGCCGACTTGCACGCCGGCAGCCTGTCTGCGGAGCCAGACGCTCCGCCTGACGCACCAAAAAAGGAAGGGTTGGCGAAAATTTTCGatttggaggaagaagaggaccTTTCGGGGGATGGGTTTGAACCCCTGTCTGTCTTGAAAGCAGAAAAAGAGCTGAAAGGCTACATGGCCATGCCCAGAGTGAACTTTGACGATTCCCCACTGATGTGGTGGAAGACGAACGAGGCCTTCTTCCCGATGTTGAAGGTGCTCGCAAAGAGGTTTTTGGCCATCCCGGGGACGAGTGTGTCTTCCGAAAGCGTGTTCAGCACGGCTGGCAACGTTCTCCAGAAACAAAAGGCCTCTCTCTTGCCGGAGAACGCCGAAATGCAAATCTTCCtggcaaaaaatataaatttcgTTTGa
- the NOP9 gene encoding nucleolar protein 9 isoform X1: protein MMVFSLSFQLRCSQKLNRQICVLRRPCPPAAMGVPPQPQKGAQKKEERKRTLPASSTQEGRPKENKREPASSTQEGQPKENKREPASTTHVGGPMENKREPASTTQEGGPKESKREPLPKLEPAAAEYFRRAHETLKSGFDSDEEKALFVSNVLVEAESVALPLALDTAGSLLLQALLPSASAPSLSRLLRAFLPALRLAACHPCGAHILEAALLRAPVLMAEGAEDAEVLEDQILELARAVQEELPTFALDTHASFVVRTLLQVLGGVRVRSDGGRGLPGSGSSFSRAKKAKLESDGPSEFEVPDTFHSLLGEFKGSFQEHIPSFITNKYFSLCLQVALEVLHRKLPEDCSELCHSMIGYLSSRNVSPGQRLIAFTMTHRRTLERPEYHHLVGKPKTKSPVWMHFGLPADENDRLVVHNIAICKICLHSVSVKGGNTTNLTSHLKLHHPQKFKELPSSSAGVSVYSCNNDDDPPAAATAVSAAEPAKTVAEIPRKRQKTLLDFQPLGFEAPRSCSQAITEYLATCMQSYNIVDHPKFIQMVNTLNPRYQLPSRKYFATKGVPTLYNDTVEKMRREIGRVKESELVITTDCWTSVGGTPFLAVTVHFISDEWQLVNAFLGCKHFLKDHTSDNLCEMLADTLSEWDIDVKNIFCSTTDDNGAILKAVRQLGLEYISCFAQNINIGVGRALNLTPLRRAIVRLKSLQNTICHSWKMRRDLGKAQELLQMEKVSLPSACPTKWWSVLKLCRRFLENQLPVCKMLMDYPSKKHLMLEGCDVSAVQDFVSAATLLEDITTTLSGSSVVVTASSVLPLYRQIKKRLQPEEGDSTLLQDIKHEILGALSEKYENGPMVTTLGLASLCDPRFRLRFLEAPEAVRQEAIQKMADLHAGSLSAEPDAPPDAPKKEGLAKIFDLEEEEDLSGDGFEPLSVLKAEKELKGYMAMPRVNFDDSPLMWWKTNEAFFPMLKVLAKRFLAIPGTSVSSESVFSTAGNVLQKQKASLLPENAEMQIFLAKNINFV from the exons ACAGATTTGTGTGTTGAGACGCCCCTGCCCACCTGCAGCTATGGGGGTGCCCCCCCAACCACAAAAAGGAGCCcagaagaaggaagagaggaaacgAACCTTGCCTGCCTCCTCAACCCAGGAGGGACGGCCCAAGGAAAACAAGAGAGAGCCTGCCTCCTCAACCCAGGAGGGGCAGCCCAAAGAAAACAAGAGAGAGCCTGCCTCCACAACCCATGTTGGGGGGCCCATGGAAAACAAGAGAGAGCCTGCCTCCACAACCCAGGAGGGGGGCCCCAAGGAAAGCAAGAGGGAACCGCTGCCCAAACTGGAGCCTGCGGCAGCTGAGTATTTCCGTCGGGCTCACGAGACGTTGAAATCCGGGTTTGACTCTGATGAGGAGAAAG ccCTCTTTGTCAGCAACGTCCTGGTGGAGGCGGAATCCGTGGCCCTCCCTCTCGCCCTGGACACAGCCGGCTCTCTGCTCCTCCAGGCCCTCCTTCCTTCCGCCTCTGCGCCCAGCCTGAGCCGCCTGCTGCGGGCCTTCCTCCCTGCTCTGCGCCTGGCCGCCTgccacccctgtggggctcacaTCCTAGAGGCCGCCCTGCTCAGAGCCCCGGTCCTGATGGCAGAGGGGGCAGAGGATGCTGAGGTGCTGGAGGACCAGATCCTGGAGCTGGCGAGGGCCGTGCAGGAAGAGCTGCCAACCTTTGCCCTGGACACCCACGCCAGCTTCGTGGTGCGGACGCTGCTGCAGGTTCTCGGAGGGGTCCGGGTCAGGTCGGACGGGGGACGGGGGCTCCCGGGgtcag GGTCTTCTTTCTCCAGGGCCAAAAAGGCTAAACTGGAGAGCGATGGGCCTTCGGAATTTGAGGTCCCAGAcaccttccattccctcctgggCGAATTCAAAGGGAGCTTTCAGGAGCACATTCCAA gTTTCATCACCAACAAGTATTTCAGCCTCTGCCTCCAGGTGGCGCTGGAGGTcctgcacaggaagctgccagaGGACTGCTCAGAGCTGTGCCACTCGATGATTGGCTACTTGAGCTCCCGCAATGTGTCTCCTGGGCAGAG ATTAATTGCGTTCACTATGACTCATCGCCGTACTTTGGAACGCCCCGAATACCACCATCTGGTAGGCAAGCCCAAAACCAAAAGTCCCgtttggatgcattttggcttgcctgctgacGAAAATGACCGCCTGGTGGTTCATAATATCGCCATTTGTAAAATATGTTTGCACTCCGTATCGGTGAAAGGCGGAAACACCACCAATCTCACCAGCCACCTCAAGCTTCACCACCCCCAGAAGTTTAAGGAGCTGCCTTCTTCATCGGCCGGCGTTTCCGTTTATTCATGTAACAATGACGACGACCCTCCGGCCGCCGCCACCGCGGTCAGTGCCGCCGAGCCTGCCAAAACCGTTGCGGAAATTCCTAGGAAACGGCAAAAAACGCTGTTGGATTTTCAGCCGCTGGGTTTTGAGGCCCCCAGATCCTGTAGCCAGGCCATCACAGAGTACCTGGCTACGTGCATGCAGTCTTACAACATAGTAGACCACCCTAAATTTATCCAAATGGTCAACACCCTGAACCCAAGATACCAGTTGCCCAGTAGAAAATACTTTGCGACCAAAGGCGTTCCGACGCTCTACAACGACACGGTGGAGAAAATGAGGAGAGAAATAGGTCGGGTGAAGGAGAGCGAGCTGGTGATCACTACCGATTGCTGGACATCGGTAGGAGGCACCCCGTTTTTGGCCGTGACGGTACATTTCATTTCCGACGAGTGGCAGCTGGTCAACGCTTTCTTGGGCTGCAAGCACTTTCTGAAGGACCACACCTCCGACAACCTCTGCGAGATGCTCGCCGACACGTTGTCCGAGTGGGACATAGACGTGAAGAACATATTTTGCAGCACGACGGACGATAACGGCGCCATTCTTAAAGCGGTCCGGCAGCTGGGCTTAGAGTACATCTCTTGCTTCGCCCAGAACATCAACATCGGCGTCGGCCGAGCTTTGAACCTGACGCCGCTGAGGAGGGCCATCGTGAGGCTGAAAAGCCTGCAGAACACCATTTGCCACAGCTGGAAGATGAGGAGAGACCTCGGCAAAGCCCAGGAGCTGCTTCAGATGGAGAAAGTCAGCTTGCCGAGCGCTTGCCCCACAAAATGGTGGAGCGTCCTTAAGCTCTGCCGGAGGTTTCTCGAAAACCAGCTTCCGGTTTGCAAGATGCTGATGGATTACCCGTCTAAAAAGCACTTGATGTTGGAAGGGTGCGACGTCTCGGCCGTGCAGGACTTTGTCTCCGCAGCTACCCTGCTAGAGGACATCACCACGACTCTCAGCGGGAGCAGCGTTGTTGTCACGGCTTCCTCTGTTCTGCCTCTCTATAGGCAGATTAAGAAGCGCCTCCAGCCCGAGGAGGGAGACAGCACGCTCTTGCAGGACATCAAACATGAAATTTTGGGTGCGCTGTCGGAAAAGTACGAAAACGGGCCTATGGTAACCACTTTGGGCCTGGCCTCGTTGTGCGACCCAAGGTTTCGCCTGCGTTTCTTGGAGGCCCCCGAGGCTGTCAGGCAGGAGGCCATACAAAAGATGGCCGACTTGCACGCCGGCAGCCTGTCTGCGGAGCCAGACGCTCCGCCTGACGCACCAAAAAAGGAAGGGTTGGCGAAAATTTTCGatttggaggaagaagaggaccTTTCGGGGGATGGGTTTGAACCCCTGTCTGTCTTGAAAGCAGAAAAAGAGCTGAAAGGCTACATGGCCATGCCCAGAGTGAACTTTGACGATTCCCCACTGATGTGGTGGAAGACGAACGAGGCCTTCTTCCCGATGTTGAAGGTGCTCGCAAAGAGGTTTTTGGCCATCCCGGGGACGAGTGTGTCTTCCGAAAGCGTGTTCAGCACGGCTGGCAACGTTCTCCAGAAACAAAAGGCCTCTCTCTTGCCGGAGAACGCCGAAATGCAAATCTTCCtggcaaaaaatataaatttcgTTTGa
- the NOP9 gene encoding nucleolar protein 9 isoform X4, with amino-acid sequence MIGYLSSRNVSPGQRLIAFTMTHRRTLERPEYHHLVGKPKTKSPVWMHFGLPADENDRLVVHNIAICKICLHSVSVKGGNTTNLTSHLKLHHPQKFKELPSSSAGVSVYSCNNDDDPPAAATAVSAAEPAKTVAEIPRKRQKTLLDFQPLGFEAPRSCSQAITEYLATCMQSYNIVDHPKFIQMVNTLNPRYQLPSRKYFATKGVPTLYNDTVEKMRREIGRVKESELVITTDCWTSVGGTPFLAVTVHFISDEWQLVNAFLGCKHFLKDHTSDNLCEMLADTLSEWDIDVKNIFCSTTDDNGAILKAVRQLGLEYISCFAQNINIGVGRALNLTPLRRAIVRLKSLQNTICHSWKMRRDLGKAQELLQMEKVSLPSACPTKWWSVLKLCRRFLENQLPVCKMLMDYPSKKHLMLEGCDVSAVQDFVSAATLLEDITTTLSGSSVVVTASSVLPLYRQIKKRLQPEEGDSTLLQDIKHEILGALSEKYENGPMVTTLGLASLCDPRFRLRFLEAPEAVRQEAIQKMADLHAGSLSAEPDAPPDAPKKEGLAKIFDLEEEEDLSGDGFEPLSVLKAEKELKGYMAMPRVNFDDSPLMWWKTNEAFFPMLKVLAKRFLAIPGTSVSSESVFSTAGNVLQKQKASLLPENAEMQIFLAKNINFV; translated from the exons ATGATTGGCTACTTGAGCTCCCGCAATGTGTCTCCTGGGCAGAG ATTAATTGCGTTCACTATGACTCATCGCCGTACTTTGGAACGCCCCGAATACCACCATCTGGTAGGCAAGCCCAAAACCAAAAGTCCCgtttggatgcattttggcttgcctgctgacGAAAATGACCGCCTGGTGGTTCATAATATCGCCATTTGTAAAATATGTTTGCACTCCGTATCGGTGAAAGGCGGAAACACCACCAATCTCACCAGCCACCTCAAGCTTCACCACCCCCAGAAGTTTAAGGAGCTGCCTTCTTCATCGGCCGGCGTTTCCGTTTATTCATGTAACAATGACGACGACCCTCCGGCCGCCGCCACCGCGGTCAGTGCCGCCGAGCCTGCCAAAACCGTTGCGGAAATTCCTAGGAAACGGCAAAAAACGCTGTTGGATTTTCAGCCGCTGGGTTTTGAGGCCCCCAGATCCTGTAGCCAGGCCATCACAGAGTACCTGGCTACGTGCATGCAGTCTTACAACATAGTAGACCACCCTAAATTTATCCAAATGGTCAACACCCTGAACCCAAGATACCAGTTGCCCAGTAGAAAATACTTTGCGACCAAAGGCGTTCCGACGCTCTACAACGACACGGTGGAGAAAATGAGGAGAGAAATAGGTCGGGTGAAGGAGAGCGAGCTGGTGATCACTACCGATTGCTGGACATCGGTAGGAGGCACCCCGTTTTTGGCCGTGACGGTACATTTCATTTCCGACGAGTGGCAGCTGGTCAACGCTTTCTTGGGCTGCAAGCACTTTCTGAAGGACCACACCTCCGACAACCTCTGCGAGATGCTCGCCGACACGTTGTCCGAGTGGGACATAGACGTGAAGAACATATTTTGCAGCACGACGGACGATAACGGCGCCATTCTTAAAGCGGTCCGGCAGCTGGGCTTAGAGTACATCTCTTGCTTCGCCCAGAACATCAACATCGGCGTCGGCCGAGCTTTGAACCTGACGCCGCTGAGGAGGGCCATCGTGAGGCTGAAAAGCCTGCAGAACACCATTTGCCACAGCTGGAAGATGAGGAGAGACCTCGGCAAAGCCCAGGAGCTGCTTCAGATGGAGAAAGTCAGCTTGCCGAGCGCTTGCCCCACAAAATGGTGGAGCGTCCTTAAGCTCTGCCGGAGGTTTCTCGAAAACCAGCTTCCGGTTTGCAAGATGCTGATGGATTACCCGTCTAAAAAGCACTTGATGTTGGAAGGGTGCGACGTCTCGGCCGTGCAGGACTTTGTCTCCGCAGCTACCCTGCTAGAGGACATCACCACGACTCTCAGCGGGAGCAGCGTTGTTGTCACGGCTTCCTCTGTTCTGCCTCTCTATAGGCAGATTAAGAAGCGCCTCCAGCCCGAGGAGGGAGACAGCACGCTCTTGCAGGACATCAAACATGAAATTTTGGGTGCGCTGTCGGAAAAGTACGAAAACGGGCCTATGGTAACCACTTTGGGCCTGGCCTCGTTGTGCGACCCAAGGTTTCGCCTGCGTTTCTTGGAGGCCCCCGAGGCTGTCAGGCAGGAGGCCATACAAAAGATGGCCGACTTGCACGCCGGCAGCCTGTCTGCGGAGCCAGACGCTCCGCCTGACGCACCAAAAAAGGAAGGGTTGGCGAAAATTTTCGatttggaggaagaagaggaccTTTCGGGGGATGGGTTTGAACCCCTGTCTGTCTTGAAAGCAGAAAAAGAGCTGAAAGGCTACATGGCCATGCCCAGAGTGAACTTTGACGATTCCCCACTGATGTGGTGGAAGACGAACGAGGCCTTCTTCCCGATGTTGAAGGTGCTCGCAAAGAGGTTTTTGGCCATCCCGGGGACGAGTGTGTCTTCCGAAAGCGTGTTCAGCACGGCTGGCAACGTTCTCCAGAAACAAAAGGCCTCTCTCTTGCCGGAGAACGCCGAAATGCAAATCTTCCtggcaaaaaatataaatttcgTTTGa